The Bacteroidota bacterium genomic interval GAACATCGCGCGCGGGGTCGACATGTTCGACTGCGTGATGCCGACGCGCAACGGCCGCAACGGCACGCTCTTCACCACCGAGGGCGTCGTCAACATCAAGAACGCGCAGTGGAAGACGCACTTCGCGCCCGTCGACCCCGGCCTCGACGGCTACGCGAGCCAGGCGTTCACGAAGGCGTACCTCCGCCACCTGATCCTGTCGGGCGAAGTCCTCGGGCTCCAGATCGCAAGCCTCCAAAACCTGTCACTCTACACCTGGCTGATGCGCGGTGCCCGCACGGCGATCCGCGACGGGCGGTTCGCCGCGTGGAAGGCCGAGGTGCTGCCCCGCGTCAGCCGCCGGATATGACAGCGTGGAGGGCAAAGAGAGAAGAGAGGGCGGGGAGGGCGTCGTCCTTCCTTCGTTACGCTGACGGTCCAGGTTGAAATCCCTCCCGGCCCTCCGTGCTCTCCACGCCCAAGAAGAACCTCATCCCTCCAGCCGCCGCGATCCGTCGGGCTGAAAGAGGACGCGGAAGGTGTAGTACCGGAAGTTCTTGGACGGGTCGAGGTCAGCGAGCGCAGGTGCGCCGAGGTAGTAGCTCTGGATCTCGACCTTCGCGTAGCGCCCGTCGGCGGTGCGGACGGCGAGCACGACGGGGCGCGGGGACACGATGCCCGAGACGAAGTCGTAGTCGTACCACCCGTTCCCCGCACCGCCCGGAATGGCGGTCTCGGTTCGGTCGGTCCCCGTGTCCGCGGCGAACGCCTCGTCGGCGGGTGCTTCGGTGACGGCGGCGAAGTTCGTGTCTTCGAGCACGACGGCCCCGCCCATTCCTGGCCCCGAGGTCCCGCCGTTGACGAGGACGGTCGTCGAGCGGAACGCAAGGTCCCACGCCGTCGAGGCCGAGTCGGCAACCGGGACGAGCCGGTTCTCGCGCAGGCTGAAGAACGCAAAGTGTCCGCCCACGCCCCGAGCGTCGATGTCGGCGACGGTGTAGGTCAGCGGCTCGGACGAGGTCGCGGCGCGCTGCCCGGCGCAGGCCGTAAGCGCGAGCGGAAGCAGCAGGAGCAGAACGAGACGGGGCATGAGGCGGGCGTGTTAAATCGGCGGGGAGGCGTCTACGAGCGGAACCTCGCTCCGGTCGC includes:
- a CDS encoding HmuY family protein, with the protein product MPRLVLLLLLPLALTACAGQRAATSSEPLTYTVADIDARGVGGHFAFFSLRENRLVPVADSASTAWDLAFRSTTVLVNGGTSGPGMGGAVVLEDTNFAAVTEAPADEAFAADTGTDRTETAIPGGAGNGWYDYDFVSGIVSPRPVVLAVRTADGRYAKVEIQSYYLGAPALADLDPSKNFRYYTFRVLFQPDGSRRLEG